In one window of Halomarina pelagica DNA:
- a CDS encoding hydantoinase/oxoprolinase family protein — MAAETAVGVDVGGTFTDVVLLRGDDLVTAKVPSTADQSVGVLAGIEKACERAGIAPDAIDDFTHAMTVSVNALLEGNGARTALVTTAGFRDVLEIGRQDRPSLYDLDAEKPAPLVPRRRRFAVDERATVDGVEREVDPEAVREVAGEIEASGAEAVAVCLLHAYAHPENEAAVAEALESELDVPVSVSHEVLAEFREYERASTTVADAYVTPAIDAYVGRLVERASEAGVPEPTVMQANGGITDAETVREHAVRTCMSGPAAGVVGALASVGGRDGGAASDADDSRGARDLTGLVTFDMGGTSSDVSLVRDGEIERTTDAAIGGRPIRTPMVDVTTVGAGGGSKGWVDAGGALRVGPESAGAEPGPVCYGLGGTDPTVTDANVVLGYVGASTSLGGELSVDVDAARGALADLADETGLDGPIAAARGVYRVANATMSRAIRAVTLERGHDPRGFGLVAFGGAGPMHAAALASGLGIGTVVVPRACGVLSAYGLLAADEKHDAVRTHRESLSAIDADAVEATYGELEAAVREECSDAAEALVTRRADLRYAGQSFELTVAADRPFDPRTVEERFHAAHESTYGYRMDEAVDLVNVRTEATVERPPVDVAYEARGDALIGEREAHFGDGPRETAIYDRERLPPGEALSGPAVLEGEESTVVVPPSWEGVVEPDGTVVLTEVAS, encoded by the coding sequence GTGGCAGCGGAGACGGCCGTCGGCGTCGACGTCGGCGGGACCTTCACGGACGTCGTGCTCCTCCGCGGGGACGACCTCGTCACCGCGAAGGTGCCGAGCACGGCCGATCAGAGCGTCGGCGTCCTCGCGGGCATCGAGAAGGCCTGCGAGCGCGCCGGGATCGCGCCCGACGCGATCGACGACTTCACCCACGCGATGACCGTCTCGGTCAACGCGCTCCTCGAGGGGAACGGCGCGCGGACGGCGCTGGTCACCACCGCGGGCTTCCGCGACGTGCTCGAGATCGGCCGGCAGGACCGCCCGTCGCTGTACGACCTCGACGCCGAGAAGCCCGCGCCGCTGGTGCCGCGCCGTCGGCGCTTCGCGGTGGACGAGCGGGCGACCGTCGACGGCGTGGAGCGGGAGGTCGACCCCGAGGCGGTCCGCGAGGTGGCCGGGGAGATCGAGGCGTCGGGCGCGGAGGCCGTCGCGGTCTGCCTGCTGCACGCCTACGCCCATCCCGAGAACGAGGCCGCCGTCGCCGAGGCGCTCGAATCGGAACTCGACGTTCCGGTCTCCGTCTCCCACGAGGTGCTCGCCGAGTTCCGCGAGTACGAGCGTGCCTCGACGACCGTCGCGGACGCCTACGTCACGCCCGCCATCGACGCCTACGTCGGTCGGCTGGTCGAGCGCGCGAGCGAGGCGGGTGTCCCCGAGCCGACCGTGATGCAGGCGAACGGCGGGATCACCGACGCCGAAACGGTCAGAGAGCACGCCGTCCGCACGTGCATGTCGGGTCCCGCGGCCGGCGTCGTCGGGGCGCTGGCCAGCGTCGGCGGGCGCGACGGTGGAGCGGCGTCCGACGCGGACGACTCGCGCGGCGCTCGGGACCTCACTGGTCTCGTCACCTTCGACATGGGCGGCACGTCGAGCGACGTGAGCCTCGTGCGCGATGGGGAGATCGAGCGAACCACCGATGCGGCGATCGGCGGCCGCCCGATCAGGACCCCGATGGTGGACGTGACGACCGTCGGCGCGGGCGGCGGGAGCAAGGGCTGGGTCGACGCCGGGGGCGCGCTCCGCGTCGGCCCCGAGTCCGCTGGCGCGGAACCGGGGCCCGTCTGCTACGGCCTTGGCGGGACCGATCCGACCGTCACGGACGCGAACGTCGTCCTCGGCTACGTCGGCGCGAGCACGAGCCTCGGCGGCGAACTCTCCGTCGACGTCGACGCCGCCCGCGGCGCGCTCGCCGACCTCGCGGACGAGACGGGCCTTGACGGGCCTATCGCGGCCGCCCGCGGGGTGTACCGCGTCGCCAACGCGACGATGAGCCGCGCGATCCGGGCGGTGACGCTCGAACGCGGCCACGACCCCCGCGGGTTCGGCCTCGTCGCCTTCGGCGGCGCGGGACCGATGCACGCCGCCGCGCTCGCGTCCGGACTCGGCATCGGCACCGTCGTCGTCCCGCGGGCCTGCGGCGTCCTCTCGGCGTACGGCCTGCTCGCGGCCGACGAGAAACACGACGCCGTCAGGACCCACCGCGAGTCGCTGTCCGCGATCGACGCGGACGCGGTCGAGGCGACCTACGGGGAACTCGAGGCCGCCGTCCGCGAGGAGTGTAGCGACGCCGCCGAGGCCCTCGTGACCCGCCGCGCGGACCTCCGTTACGCCGGCCAGAGCTTCGAACTCACCGTCGCCGCCGACCGGCCGTTCGATCCCCGGACCGTCGAGGAACGGTTCCACGCCGCCCACGAGTCGACCTACGGCTACCGGATGGACGAGGCGGTCGACCTCGTCAACGTCCGGACCGAGGCGACCGTCGAGCGCCCGCCCGTCGACGTGGCGTACGAGGCGCGCGGCGACGCGCTGATCGGCGAGCGCGAGGCGCACTTCGGCGACGGTCCGCGCGAGACGGCGATCTACGACCGCGAGCGCCTGCCGCCGGGCGAGGCGCTGTCGGGGCCGGCCGTCCTCGAGGGGGAGGAGAGCACGGTCGTCGTCCCGCCGTCGTGGGAGGGCGTCGTCGAACCGGACGGGACGGTGGTGCTCACGGAGGTGGCGTCGTGA
- the uvrB gene encoding excinuclease ABC subunit UvrB → MSDTGSGPLQPDRPGLDRPFRVDAPFEPAGDQPAAIEQLASGYESGMREQTLLGVTGSGKTNTVAWVIEEVQKPTLVLAHNKTLAAQLYDEFRSLFPDNAVEYFVSYYDYYQPEAYVEQTDTYIDKDASINDEIDRLRHSATRSLLTRDDVIVVASVSAIYGLGDPRNYEDMALRLEVGQSIDRDELLGRLVDLNYERNDVDFTQGAFRVRGDTVEVFPMYGRYAVRVEFWGDEIDRMQKIDTLEGETKGEQRAVLVHPAEHYSIPEDRLERAIGEIEELMHERVRYFERQGDLLAAQRIEERTTFDLEMLREAGYCSGIENYSVHLSDRESGDAPYTLLDYFPDDFLTVVDESHVTLPQVKGQFAGDKSRKDSLVENGFRLPTAYDNRPLTFEEFEEKAGDLLYVSATPGDYERERSEQVVEQIVRPTHLVDPRVEVSPAEGQVDDLMARIDGRVADDERVLVTTLTKRMAEDLTEYLEEAGVAVEYMHDETDTLERHELVRGLRLGEFDVLVGINLLREGLDIPEVSLVAVLDADQQGFLRSTTTLIQTMGRAARNVNGEVVLYADETTDAMADAIDETRRRREIQREFNEEHGHTPRTIDKAVGETNLPGSKTDTSSVAGVEPDSPEEAEEYVAELEARMREAAENLEFELAADIRDRIRDVRRAYELDREDEGVPAPEGEF, encoded by the coding sequence ATGAGCGACACAGGCTCCGGCCCGCTCCAGCCGGACCGTCCCGGACTCGACAGACCGTTTCGCGTGGACGCGCCGTTCGAGCCGGCGGGCGATCAGCCGGCGGCCATCGAGCAGCTGGCGTCGGGGTACGAGAGCGGGATGCGCGAGCAGACCCTTCTGGGCGTGACGGGGTCGGGGAAGACCAACACCGTCGCGTGGGTGATCGAGGAGGTCCAGAAGCCGACGCTGGTGCTCGCGCACAACAAGACGCTCGCGGCGCAGCTCTACGACGAGTTCCGGTCGCTGTTCCCCGACAACGCGGTCGAGTACTTCGTCTCCTACTACGACTACTACCAGCCGGAGGCGTACGTCGAGCAGACGGACACCTACATCGACAAGGACGCCTCGATCAACGACGAGATCGACCGCCTGCGCCACTCCGCGACGCGCTCGCTGCTCACCCGCGACGACGTGATCGTGGTCGCCTCCGTGTCGGCGATCTACGGCCTCGGCGACCCGCGAAACTACGAGGACATGGCGCTGCGCCTGGAAGTGGGTCAGTCGATCGACCGCGACGAGTTGCTGGGCCGACTCGTGGACCTCAACTACGAGCGCAACGACGTGGACTTCACGCAGGGGGCGTTCCGCGTGCGCGGGGACACCGTCGAGGTGTTCCCCATGTACGGGCGCTACGCCGTCCGGGTCGAGTTCTGGGGCGACGAGATCGACCGGATGCAGAAGATCGACACGCTGGAGGGGGAGACGAAGGGCGAACAGCGGGCCGTGCTCGTCCACCCCGCGGAGCACTACTCGATCCCCGAGGACCGACTGGAGCGCGCGATCGGCGAGATCGAGGAGCTGATGCACGAGCGCGTGCGGTACTTCGAGCGCCAGGGCGACCTCCTCGCCGCCCAGCGCATCGAGGAGCGCACCACCTTCGACCTCGAGATGCTGCGGGAGGCGGGCTACTGCTCGGGCATCGAGAACTACTCCGTCCACCTCTCCGACCGGGAATCCGGCGACGCGCCGTACACCCTGCTCGATTACTTCCCCGACGACTTCCTCACCGTCGTCGACGAGTCGCACGTGACGCTCCCGCAGGTGAAGGGCCAGTTCGCCGGCGACAAGTCGCGCAAGGACTCGCTCGTGGAGAACGGCTTTCGCCTCCCGACGGCGTACGACAACCGCCCGCTCACCTTCGAGGAGTTCGAGGAGAAGGCCGGCGACCTGCTCTACGTGAGCGCGACGCCGGGGGACTACGAGCGCGAGCGCAGCGAGCAGGTGGTCGAGCAGATCGTCCGCCCCACGCACCTCGTCGACCCGCGGGTGGAGGTCTCGCCCGCGGAGGGGCAGGTGGACGACCTCATGGCGCGCATCGACGGGCGCGTGGCCGACGACGAGCGCGTGCTCGTGACCACCCTGACCAAGCGAATGGCCGAGGACCTCACCGAGTACCTGGAGGAGGCGGGCGTCGCCGTCGAGTACATGCACGACGAGACGGACACCCTGGAGCGCCACGAACTCGTCCGCGGCCTGCGCCTGGGGGAGTTCGACGTCCTCGTCGGCATCAACCTCCTCCGGGAGGGCCTCGACATCCCGGAGGTGTCGCTCGTCGCCGTCCTCGACGCGGACCAGCAGGGGTTCCTGCGCTCCACGACCACCCTCATCCAGACGATGGGCCGGGCCGCCCGCAACGTCAACGGCGAGGTGGTGCTGTACGCCGACGAGACGACCGACGCGATGGCCGACGCGATCGATGAGACCCGCCGCCGCCGCGAGATCCAGCGCGAGTTCAACGAGGAGCACGGCCACACCCCCCGGACCATCGACAAGGCGGTCGGCGAGACGAACCTCCCGGGGAGCAAGACCGACACCAGTTCCGTGGCGGGCGTCGAACCCGACAGTCCCGAGGAGGCCGAGGAGTACGTCGCCGAACTCGAAGCGCGGATGCGCGAGGCGGCGGAGAACCTGGAGTTCGAACTCGCCGCCGACATCCGCGATCGCATCCGCGACGTGCGGCGGGCCTACGAACTGGACCGCGAGGACGAGGGCGTGCCCGCGCCGGAGGGCGAGTTCTGA
- a CDS encoding ribbon-helix-helix protein, CopG family produces the protein MPTERVTVSLDEEAAAALADLVDRTGEGRSEVIRRALTFYAANFEAASNDAGPNLAAYHRMLSGGEHVLLDVDFLHCFLDYVEDETGTPDPAFLDAADTVADYHAREYAGRFDDVGELLEWLSFCGFLSVRATEGDTYHVVFPSASLRWFMTRFIERSVRDLPFELEIEESVSKVLVTERRPDADAA, from the coding sequence ATGCCGACCGAACGGGTGACGGTCTCGCTCGACGAGGAGGCGGCCGCGGCGCTCGCCGACCTCGTCGACCGGACGGGGGAGGGACGGAGCGAGGTCATCCGACGGGCGCTGACCTTCTACGCCGCGAACTTCGAGGCGGCCAGCAACGACGCCGGGCCGAACCTCGCGGCCTACCACCGGATGCTCTCGGGCGGCGAGCACGTCCTCCTCGACGTGGACTTCCTGCACTGCTTCCTCGACTACGTCGAGGACGAGACGGGGACGCCGGATCCCGCGTTCCTCGACGCCGCCGACACCGTCGCAGACTATCACGCCCGCGAGTACGCCGGGCGCTTCGACGACGTGGGCGAACTGCTGGAGTGGCTCTCGTTCTGCGGCTTCCTCTCCGTGCGCGCCACCGAGGGCGACACCTACCACGTCGTCTTCCCGTCGGCCTCGCTCCGCTGGTTCATGACCCGCTTCATCGAGCGGAGCGTCCGCGACCTCCCGTTCGAACTCGAGATCGAGGAGAGCGTCTCGAAGGTGCTCGTCACCGAGCGACGGCCGGATGCGGACGCGGCGTAG
- a CDS encoding hydantoinase B/oxoprolinase family protein, with the protein MSDAPGSSPRTEIDAVTLEILRNQLESVAEEMGQVLINGSYSPNIKERQDCSTALFDAEGRMVAQAEHIPVHLGAMPEAVDAVRERDPRPGDVFVLNDPFDGGTHLPDVTLVSPLAPDGEILGYAVSRAHHADVGGSTPGSMPAGSREIYQEGLRLPPVRLVAEGEPNEDVRSILLANVRTPDERRADLRAQIAANERAEARLGELLEEHPDLVPSAFDAVVDYSRQRIAAEIEALPDGTYAASDALEGDGVLEHASGADPADVSIPIEATVTIDGDRIVVDFEGTADQVPGNVNAPLAVAKSAVYFVVRCVTDPEIPPNQGCYDPVTVRVPEGSLLDPRPPAAVVGGNVETSQRVTDVVLAAFAEAVPDRVPAGGQGTMNNLIVGSRTGSFTYYETVAGGFGARPSKDGMDGVQVGMTNTLNTPVEALEAAYPLRVERYSFRPDSGGDGRFRGGLGLERSVTVEADATVSLLTERRRTPPAGLAGGEDGALGRNLIDGEPVAAKTSVDVDAGTTVTVLTPGGGGHGDPDERDPEARERDRADGKVTR; encoded by the coding sequence GTGAGCGACGCCCCGGGTTCCAGCCCCCGGACGGAGATCGACGCCGTCACGCTGGAGATCCTCCGCAACCAGCTCGAGAGCGTCGCGGAGGAGATGGGCCAGGTGCTCATCAACGGTTCCTATTCCCCGAACATCAAGGAGCGCCAGGACTGCTCGACCGCCCTCTTCGACGCCGAGGGGCGGATGGTCGCGCAGGCCGAGCACATCCCGGTCCACCTCGGGGCGATGCCGGAGGCGGTGGACGCGGTGCGCGAGCGCGACCCGCGGCCGGGCGACGTGTTCGTCCTCAACGACCCCTTCGACGGCGGGACGCACCTGCCGGACGTGACGCTCGTCTCGCCGCTCGCCCCCGACGGCGAGATCCTCGGGTACGCCGTCTCCCGCGCCCACCACGCCGACGTCGGGGGGTCGACACCCGGGAGCATGCCCGCCGGCTCCCGCGAGATCTACCAGGAGGGGTTGCGCCTCCCGCCGGTCCGCCTCGTCGCCGAGGGTGAGCCGAACGAGGACGTGCGGTCGATCCTCCTCGCCAACGTCCGGACGCCCGACGAGCGCCGGGCGGACCTCCGGGCGCAGATCGCGGCCAACGAGCGCGCCGAGGCGCGCCTGGGCGAGTTGCTCGAGGAGCACCCGGACCTCGTGCCGTCGGCGTTCGACGCGGTCGTCGACTACTCCCGCCAGCGCATCGCGGCCGAGATCGAGGCGCTCCCCGACGGCACGTACGCCGCGAGCGACGCGCTGGAGGGCGACGGCGTCCTCGAGCACGCTTCGGGGGCCGATCCGGCGGACGTGTCGATCCCGATCGAGGCGACCGTCACGATCGACGGCGACCGGATCGTCGTCGACTTCGAGGGGACGGCGGACCAGGTGCCGGGGAACGTGAACGCGCCGCTGGCGGTCGCCAAGAGCGCCGTCTACTTCGTCGTCCGCTGCGTCACCGACCCGGAGATCCCGCCGAACCAGGGGTGTTACGATCCGGTGACCGTCCGCGTTCCGGAGGGGTCGCTGCTCGACCCGCGCCCGCCCGCGGCGGTCGTCGGGGGGAACGTCGAGACGAGCCAGCGGGTGACGGACGTCGTGCTCGCGGCCTTCGCGGAGGCCGTCCCCGACCGCGTCCCGGCGGGGGGACAGGGCACGATGAACAACCTCATCGTCGGGAGCCGGACGGGGTCGTTCACCTACTACGAGACCGTCGCGGGCGGCTTCGGCGCGCGCCCGTCGAAGGACGGCATGGACGGCGTCCAGGTCGGCATGACCAACACGCTCAACACGCCCGTCGAGGCGCTCGAGGCCGCCTATCCGCTCCGCGTCGAGCGGTACAGCTTCCGCCCGGACAGCGGCGGCGACGGCCGGTTCCGCGGCGGCCTCGGTCTCGAACGATCCGTGACCGTCGAGGCGGACGCCACCGTCTCGCTGCTCACCGAGCGCCGACGCACCCCGCCGGCGGGGCTCGCGGGCGGCGAGGACGGCGCGCTCGGGCGCAACCTGATCGACGGCGAGCCGGTCGCCGCCAAGACCTCCGTCGACGTGGACGCCGGCACGACGGTCACCGTGCTCACGCCCGGCGGCGGCGGCCACGGCGACCCCGACGAGCGCGATCCCGAGGCCCGCGAACGCGACCGCGCCGACGGGAAGGTGACGAGGTGA
- a CDS encoding Nramp family divalent metal transporter, translated as MKLIERLRAIGPGAMVAAAFIGPGTVTTASVTGARFGYALIWTIAFSVLATIVLQEMSARLGIVSREGLGEALRGRFDSPALQYASVALVVSAIGVGTAAYETGNILGGAAGLATVTGVSASVWGPIIGLAAAALLWTGRYELIERALVALVAIMGVSFLVDAILIGPDLGALAAGFVPSVPEGSLFLITGLIGTTVVGYNLFLHASSVQERWDGPEDLGACRTDTVLSIVVGGLITLSILVTAAAVFPAGTRIEDVGRMAEQLEPVAGTYAKVFFSVGLFAAGFTSATTAPLAGAYATAGALGWDADLTSTRFRAVWMSILGVGILFSALDYSPVEAILFAQVANGILLPIVAVFLILVMNDHATLGRYVNSTVQNALGAVVTLIVVWLGVRSLLTLLGVI; from the coding sequence GTGAAGCTGATCGAACGGCTCCGGGCGATCGGTCCCGGTGCGATGGTCGCGGCGGCGTTCATCGGTCCGGGGACGGTGACGACGGCCAGCGTGACGGGCGCGCGGTTCGGCTACGCCCTGATCTGGACGATCGCGTTTTCGGTCCTGGCGACGATCGTCCTCCAGGAGATGAGCGCCCGCCTGGGGATCGTCTCCCGGGAGGGGCTGGGCGAGGCGCTGCGCGGGCGGTTCGACTCGCCCGCGCTCCAGTACGCGAGCGTCGCGCTCGTGGTGAGCGCCATCGGCGTCGGGACCGCCGCCTACGAGACGGGGAACATCCTCGGCGGCGCGGCGGGCCTCGCGACCGTGACCGGCGTGAGCGCGTCGGTGTGGGGACCGATCATCGGCCTCGCCGCCGCCGCGCTGCTGTGGACGGGTCGGTACGAACTGATCGAGCGCGCCCTGGTCGCGCTCGTCGCGATCATGGGCGTCTCCTTCCTCGTCGACGCGATCCTCATCGGGCCGGACCTCGGCGCGCTGGCGGCGGGGTTCGTCCCGTCGGTTCCGGAGGGGTCGCTCTTTCTCATCACCGGACTCATCGGGACGACGGTCGTCGGATACAACCTCTTCCTGCACGCGAGCAGCGTCCAGGAGCGGTGGGACGGGCCGGAGGACCTGGGCGCGTGCCGGACGGACACGGTCCTCTCGATCGTCGTCGGTGGGCTGATCACGCTCTCGATCCTCGTGACCGCGGCGGCGGTGTTCCCGGCCGGCACGCGGATCGAGGACGTCGGGCGGATGGCCGAACAGCTCGAACCCGTCGCGGGGACGTACGCGAAGGTGTTCTTCAGCGTCGGCCTGTTCGCCGCGGGCTTCACCAGCGCGACGACGGCCCCGCTCGCGGGCGCGTACGCCACCGCCGGGGCGCTCGGCTGGGACGCCGACCTCACGTCCACGCGGTTCCGGGCGGTCTGGATGTCCATCCTCGGGGTCGGGATCCTCTTCTCGGCGCTCGACTACAGCCCCGTCGAGGCGATCCTGTTCGCCCAGGTCGCGAACGGCATCCTCCTCCCGATCGTCGCGGTCTTCCTCATCCTGGTGATGAACGACCACGCGACCCTCGGGCGTTACGTCAACTCGACGGTCCAGAACGCCCTCGGCGCGGTCGTCACGCTGATCGTCGTCTGGCTCGGCGTTCGGAGCCTCCTCACGCTCCTCGGGGTGATCTGA
- a CDS encoding ribonucleoside-diphosphate reductase subunit alpha codes for MSESTTSQRETARSLVERARTGHEDVLDADAVAELAAAVERNVYATADEAELYDAVVDAATARIERDPAYERLAARVARRRYERSFFDPTLADEARDDAYRRAFREGIERGLDAGRLDDRMAEYDLDALSGALRPERDDELGYVAIETLVQRYFLRVEDEPIELPQAFWMRVAMGLALQENDRGARAVEFYDAMSRLLFVPSTPTLFHAGTTHPQLSSCYLTTVADDLDGIFERYGEHARLSKWSGGIGTDWTNVRAAGARIESTGVESTGVVPFLKISNDVTAAINRSGKRRGAACAYLACWHLDFPAFLDLRRNTGDERRRTHDMNTAAWVPDLFVKRVAEGGEWTLFSPDEVPDLHGLYGREFEARYEEYERRAEAGDLDLYERVDAEDLWRTMLTRLFETGHPWLTFKDPCNVRSPQDHAGVVNSSNLCTEITLNTSEDETAVCNLGSVNLARHVGDDRLDRERVADTVATATRMLDDVVDLNFYPSENAERSNLRHRPVGLGVMGFHEALLELGVPMASERAADLADEWGEVVAYHAILGSSRLARERGAYESFEGSKWDRGVLPQDTVALLAEERGREIPLSVEERLDWDAVREHVASHGMRNSNVTAVAPTATISTIAGTTPSVEPIYSNLYVKSNMSGEFTIVNEHLVADLKAAGLWDAEMVDRLKYRDGSVQEIDDVPAEIRERHRGAFEIDPRHLLRLTARRGIWIDQSQSHNVFFPSTDGRRLADVYRTAWELGLKTTYYLRTLGASQIEKTTLDMDEYDDTQFRDGGDDGSDSGADAPESADLPSVEDPTCESCQ; via the coding sequence ATGAGCGAGAGCACCACCTCACAGCGAGAGACCGCCCGTTCGCTCGTCGAACGGGCGCGCACAGGTCACGAGGACGTACTCGACGCCGACGCCGTCGCGGAACTCGCGGCGGCGGTCGAGCGAAACGTCTACGCGACGGCCGACGAGGCCGAACTCTACGACGCCGTCGTGGACGCCGCGACCGCCCGGATCGAGCGCGATCCGGCGTACGAACGACTCGCCGCCCGGGTCGCTCGCCGACGCTACGAGCGCTCGTTCTTCGACCCGACGCTCGCGGACGAGGCGCGCGACGACGCCTATCGGCGGGCCTTCCGGGAGGGAATCGAGCGGGGCCTCGACGCCGGACGCCTGGACGACCGGATGGCGGAGTACGATCTCGACGCCCTGTCCGGGGCCCTCCGTCCCGAGCGCGACGACGAACTGGGGTACGTCGCGATCGAGACGCTCGTCCAGCGGTACTTCCTCCGCGTGGAGGACGAACCGATCGAACTCCCGCAGGCGTTCTGGATGCGCGTGGCGATGGGACTCGCGTTACAGGAGAACGACCGGGGGGCGCGGGCCGTCGAGTTCTACGACGCGATGTCGCGTCTGTTGTTCGTCCCCTCGACGCCCACGCTCTTTCACGCCGGAACGACCCACCCACAACTCTCCTCGTGTTACCTCACGACCGTCGCGGACGACCTCGACGGCATCTTCGAGAGGTACGGCGAGCACGCCCGCCTCTCTAAGTGGTCCGGCGGGATCGGTACCGACTGGACGAACGTCCGGGCCGCGGGCGCGCGCATCGAGTCGACCGGCGTCGAGTCCACCGGCGTCGTCCCCTTCCTCAAGATCTCGAACGACGTGACGGCGGCGATCAACCGCTCCGGCAAGCGCCGGGGGGCGGCCTGCGCCTACCTCGCGTGCTGGCACCTCGACTTCCCCGCCTTCCTCGACCTCCGGCGCAACACCGGCGACGAACGCAGACGCACCCACGACATGAACACCGCCGCCTGGGTGCCTGACCTGTTCGTGAAGCGCGTCGCGGAGGGGGGCGAGTGGACGCTGTTCTCCCCGGACGAGGTCCCGGACCTCCACGGACTGTACGGGCGCGAGTTCGAAGCGCGCTACGAGGAGTACGAGCGCCGCGCCGAGGCGGGCGATCTCGATCTGTACGAGCGCGTCGACGCCGAGGACCTCTGGCGCACGATGCTCACCCGACTGTTCGAGACTGGCCACCCGTGGCTCACGTTCAAGGATCCCTGCAACGTCCGCTCGCCGCAGGACCACGCGGGCGTCGTCAACTCCTCGAACCTCTGCACGGAGATCACGCTCAACACGAGCGAGGACGAGACCGCCGTCTGTAACCTCGGGTCGGTGAACCTCGCCCGACACGTCGGGGACGATAGGTTGGACCGCGAGCGCGTCGCGGACACCGTCGCCACGGCGACGCGGATGCTCGACGACGTGGTGGATCTCAACTTCTACCCGAGCGAGAACGCGGAGCGGTCGAACCTGCGCCACCGCCCGGTCGGACTTGGCGTGATGGGGTTCCACGAGGCGCTGCTGGAACTCGGCGTACCGATGGCCTCGGAGCGCGCCGCCGATCTGGCCGACGAGTGGGGGGAGGTGGTCGCCTACCACGCGATCCTCGGCTCCTCGCGGCTGGCACGAGAACGCGGCGCGTACGAGTCCTTCGAGGGGTCGAAGTGGGACCGCGGCGTCCTCCCCCAGGACACCGTCGCGCTCCTGGCGGAGGAACGCGGCCGCGAGATCCCCCTCTCGGTCGAGGAGCGCCTCGACTGGGACGCGGTGCGCGAGCACGTCGCGTCCCACGGGATGCGCAACTCGAACGTGACGGCGGTCGCGCCCACCGCGACCATCTCGACCATCGCTGGGACGACCCCCTCCGTCGAACCGATCTACTCGAACCTGTACGTCAAGTCGAACATGTCCGGGGAGTTCACGATCGTCAACGAGCACCTCGTCGCGGACCTGAAGGCGGCGGGGCTGTGGGACGCGGAGATGGTCGATCGGCTCAAGTACCGCGACGGGTCCGTCCAGGAGATCGACGACGTCCCCGCCGAGATCCGCGAGCGCCACCGCGGCGCGTTCGAGATCGACCCGCGCCACCTCCTGCGACTCACCGCCAGGCGGGGGATCTGGATCGACCAGAGCCAGTCGCACAACGTCTTCTTCCCGAGCACCGACGGCCGACGCCTCGCCGACGTCTACCGCACGGCGTGGGAACTGGGACTGAAGACCACCTACTACCTCCGCACTCTCGGGGCGAGCCAGATCGAGAAGACGACCCTCGACATGGACGAGTACGACGACACGCAGTTCCGCGACGGCGGAGACGACGGCTCCGACTCGGGGGCCGACGCGCCCGAGTCGGCCGACCTCCCGAGCGTCGAGGACCCCACCTGCGAGTCCTGCCAGTAG
- a CDS encoding maleate cis-trans isomerase family protein encodes MTGPPPERDGSAAADSTAADPTAADPTAAADSTARGDPTARGDRLRLGVVVPSSNTTVEPEFAAWTPPRASIHAARMPLVEVTVEALDAMAADAVAAAERLAHADVDAVAYACTTGSLIHGHGFDADLERRLREATGAPAVATALSVRRALDALDATTVAVATPYTDALNEREREYLEDAGFDVRHLDGLGIERNADIGRLTPDDAREQAASVLAAASDADALFVSCTNYPTLAAVERLARDVPTVTSNLATLWDLCRVAGLDAGFLPGGLPAPNPSDDP; translated from the coding sequence ATGACGGGACCACCCCCCGAACGCGACGGTTCGGCCGCCGCCGACTCGACCGCCGCCGACCCGACCGCCGCCGACCCGACCGCCGCCGCCGACTCGACCGCTCGTGGTGACCCGACCGCCCGCGGCGACCGCCTCCGCCTCGGCGTCGTCGTCCCCTCCTCGAACACGACGGTCGAACCGGAGTTCGCCGCGTGGACGCCGCCCCGGGCGTCGATCCACGCCGCCCGGATGCCGCTCGTCGAGGTGACCGTCGAGGCGCTCGACGCGATGGCGGCCGACGCCGTCGCGGCGGCGGAGCGGCTGGCCCACGCGGACGTGGACGCGGTCGCCTACGCCTGCACCACGGGCAGTCTCATCCACGGACACGGCTTCGACGCCGATCTGGAGCGCCGCCTCCGGGAGGCGACCGGCGCGCCGGCCGTGGCGACGGCGCTCTCGGTCCGCCGCGCGCTCGACGCGCTCGACGCGACCACCGTCGCCGTGGCGACGCCGTACACCGACGCGCTGAACGAACGGGAGCGCGAGTACCTGGAGGACGCCGGCTTCGACGTGCGGCACCTCGACGGGCTCGGGATCGAGCGCAACGCGGACATCGGTCGGCTCACCCCCGACGACGCCCGCGAGCAGGCGGCGTCGGTCCTCGCGGCCGCGTCGGACGCGGACGCGCTGTTCGTCTCCTGCACCAACTACCCGACGCTCGCGGCGGTCGAGCGCCTCGCCCGGGACGTCCCGACGGTCACGAGCAACCTGGCGACGCTGTGGGACCTCTGTCGGGTCGCCGGGCTCGACGCCGGCTTCCTGCCCGGCGGCCTGCCCGCCCCGAATCCGTCGGACGATCCCTGA